The Flavobacterium praedii genome window below encodes:
- a CDS encoding deoxyhypusine synthase family protein — MSKGPISQFIEKHYLHFNSASLVDAAKAYEQQLANGAKMMVSMAGAMSTAEIGKIFAEIIRQDKVQIISCTGANLEEDIMNLVAHSHYERVPNYRDLTPQDEWDLLERGLNRVTDTCIPEHEAFRRLQKHIYKIWKDADDKGERYFPHEFMYKMLLSGVLEEYYEIDLKDSWMYAAAEKNLPIIVPGWEDSTMGNIFASYVIKGDLKASTMKSGIEYMVFLSDWYPKNSANGVGFFQIGGGIAGDFPICVVPMLYQDMEMHDIPFWSYFCQISDSTTSYGSYSGAVPNEKITWGKLDINTPKFIIESDATIVAPLIFAYLLDL; from the coding sequence ATGAGTAAAGGACCAATCAGTCAGTTTATTGAAAAGCATTATCTGCATTTCAATTCTGCATCTTTAGTTGATGCTGCAAAAGCATATGAACAGCAATTAGCCAATGGTGCGAAAATGATGGTAAGTATGGCCGGCGCAATGAGTACAGCTGAAATTGGAAAGATTTTTGCCGAAATAATTCGTCAGGATAAAGTTCAAATTATATCTTGTACAGGTGCCAATCTGGAAGAAGATATTATGAATTTGGTTGCACATTCTCATTATGAAAGAGTTCCAAATTATCGTGATTTGACTCCGCAGGATGAATGGGATTTATTAGAAAGAGGATTAAATAGAGTTACAGATACTTGTATTCCTGAACACGAAGCTTTTCGTCGTCTTCAAAAACATATTTATAAAATTTGGAAGGATGCTGACGATAAAGGAGAAAGATATTTTCCACATGAATTTATGTATAAAATGCTTCTCTCTGGTGTTCTTGAAGAATATTATGAAATTGATTTAAAAGACAGTTGGATGTATGCAGCAGCTGAAAAAAACTTACCTATTATTGTACCTGGATGGGAAGATAGTACAATGGGTAACATTTTTGCATCCTACGTTATAAAAGGAGATTTGAAAGCTTCAACTATGAAATCGGGTATTGAATATATGGTATTCTTATCAGATTGGTATCCAAAAAATAGTGCTAATGGAGTAGGTTTCTTTCAAATCGGTGGTGGTATAGCTGGAGATTTTCCAATATGTGTAGTGCCAATGTTATACCAAGATATGGAAATGCATGACATCCCATTTTGGAGTTATTTCTGTCAAATTTCAGATTCTACAACTAGTTACGGATCGTATTCCGGAGCAGTTCCTAATGAAAAAATCACATGGGGTAAATTGGATATAAATACTCCTAAATTCATTATAGAATCCGATGCTACCATTGTAGCGCCATTAATTTTCGCCTATTTGTTAGATTTATAA
- a CDS encoding helix-turn-helix domain-containing protein: MVNVLQLENTNALDFKNEILKGVKDCLVIFATTLQSESEQLLTREETAKMLSVSLVTLWDWTRKDIIPAYRIGNKIRYKKSEVLKSLIQKNKFE, translated from the coding sequence ATGGTAAACGTACTTCAATTAGAAAACACAAATGCTTTAGATTTTAAAAATGAAATCTTAAAAGGCGTAAAAGACTGCCTTGTAATTTTTGCAACTACTTTGCAAAGCGAAAGCGAGCAATTATTAACCCGTGAAGAAACGGCAAAAATGCTGTCTGTTTCACTTGTTACCCTTTGGGACTGGACGCGAAAAGACATTATTCCTGCCTACAGAATCGGAAATAAAATACGATACAAAAAGAGTGAGGTTTTAAAATCATTGATTCAAAAAAACAAATTTGAATAA
- the aroB gene encoding 3-dehydroquinate synthase has product MQSIQANNYPVHFNENGYEKLNQHINENKYSNLFIIVDSNTNEYCLPKLLSVLETELSIEIIEFEAGEINKNIETCIEIWKVLTELGADRKTLIINIGGGVVTDLGGFVASTFKRGVDFIHIPTTLLSMVDASVGGKNGVDLGNLKNQIGVINTPKMVLIDTQYLETVPQNEMRSGLAEMLKHGLIFDKAYWESFLDLNAIDFADFDALIYRSVEIKNNIVMQDPTEKNIRKALNFGHTLGHAIESYFLENENKTTLLHGEAIAVGMILESYISLRKNLITQEEYNQIKMTLKSIYDTIIFEENDIDPILELLIHDKKNEYGSIQYALIEGIGQIKINQSVENELILKAFQDYKS; this is encoded by the coding sequence ATGCAATCTATTCAAGCCAATAATTACCCAGTACATTTTAATGAAAATGGATACGAAAAACTAAACCAACACATAAATGAGAATAAATATTCGAATTTATTTATAATTGTTGATAGCAATACCAATGAATATTGTTTGCCAAAATTACTTTCGGTACTGGAAACAGAGTTGTCTATTGAAATTATTGAATTTGAGGCAGGAGAAATCAATAAGAACATTGAAACCTGTATCGAAATATGGAAAGTTTTAACAGAGTTGGGCGCTGACCGTAAAACATTGATTATTAATATAGGTGGTGGTGTTGTGACTGATTTAGGAGGTTTTGTGGCTTCTACATTTAAAAGAGGTGTAGATTTTATACATATCCCAACAACATTATTATCAATGGTAGATGCATCAGTTGGAGGTAAAAACGGAGTTGATTTGGGTAATTTAAAAAACCAGATTGGCGTTATAAATACACCTAAAATGGTGTTAATTGATACGCAATATTTAGAAACTGTTCCTCAAAATGAGATGCGTTCCGGTCTAGCTGAAATGTTGAAACACGGATTGATTTTTGATAAAGCCTATTGGGAATCTTTTTTAGATTTAAATGCAATTGATTTTGCAGATTTTGATGCACTAATTTACCGTTCGGTTGAAATTAAGAACAATATTGTTATGCAAGATCCAACTGAAAAAAACATTAGAAAAGCATTGAATTTTGGTCATACGTTAGGGCATGCAATCGAAAGTTATTTCTTAGAAAATGAAAATAAAACTACTTTGTTGCATGGAGAAGCAATTGCGGTAGGTATGATTTTAGAAAGTTATATTTCTTTGCGAAAAAATTTAATTACACAAGAAGAATACAATCAAATTAAAATGACTCTAAAATCAATTTATGATACCATTATTTTTGAAGAAAATGACATAGATCCTATTCTTGAGTTGCTAATTCATGACAAAAAAAATGAGTATGGATCGATTCAATATGCCTTGATTGAAGGCATCGGTCAAATAAAAATCAATCAATCTGTTGAGAATGAATTAATTTTAAAAGCATTTCAGGATTACAAATCTTAG
- a CDS encoding ABC transporter ATP-binding protein: protein MARYKENDLPKSKINASSLQKAILIFKYANNHKWKFYVGLVFLLLTSVTALAFPKFMGMLVDCVNKKDAHLANQIALGLGLVLLLQSLFSFFRLYLFVNFTENTLANVRLALYTNLVKLPMSFFSQKRVGELNSRISNDITQIQDTLTTTIAEFLRQFILIIGSFAMLASINIKLTIMMVSVVPLVGVAAVIFGRFIRKYSKKVQDQVAESQVVVEETMQGISIVKAFANEWYEIARYKEKIKEVVKMGIKGGQFRGFFASFIIICLFGTIVAVVWYGVQLSIAGEITVGQLFTFILYSSYVGASSGGIAELYAQMQKAIGATERVFELLDETPEKINSNLHIPSINKLKGEVTFNNVTFSYPSRKEVQVLKGINFTANFGQKIALVGPSGMGKSTIASLLLRFYDIDGGEILVDGKNIYDYDLENLRGNMSIVPQDVILFGGTIKENIAYGKPNATEEEIIIAAKQANAYMFIEGFPEKFETIVGERGIKLSGGQRQRIAIARALLKNPSILILDEATSSLDSESEKLVQEALEILMEGRTSIIIAHRLSTIRSADQILVLDNGKISEQGTHQELIIIENGLYKNLSNLQFSNS from the coding sequence ATGGCGAGATACAAAGAAAATGATTTACCAAAATCAAAAATTAATGCAAGTTCACTTCAAAAAGCAATTCTGATTTTTAAATATGCCAATAATCATAAATGGAAATTTTATGTAGGATTGGTTTTCTTGCTACTTACAAGTGTTACAGCCCTTGCATTTCCAAAATTTATGGGAATGCTTGTAGATTGTGTAAATAAAAAAGATGCCCATTTAGCCAATCAAATTGCTTTAGGATTAGGATTGGTTCTTTTATTACAATCACTATTTTCCTTTTTTAGACTTTATCTGTTTGTTAATTTTACCGAAAATACTTTAGCAAACGTTCGTTTGGCACTATACACCAACTTGGTTAAATTGCCAATGTCTTTCTTCTCCCAAAAACGTGTGGGAGAATTGAATAGCAGAATAAGTAATGATATTACTCAAATACAAGATACTTTAACTACTACAATTGCAGAGTTTTTAAGACAATTTATATTGATTATCGGGAGTTTTGCAATGCTAGCTAGTATCAATATCAAATTGACTATAATGATGGTTTCAGTAGTGCCATTAGTTGGTGTAGCAGCTGTTATTTTTGGACGCTTTATTAGAAAATATTCTAAAAAAGTACAGGATCAAGTAGCCGAAAGCCAAGTGGTAGTCGAAGAAACGATGCAAGGAATTAGTATCGTTAAAGCTTTCGCTAATGAATGGTATGAGATTGCCCGCTACAAAGAAAAAATTAAGGAAGTTGTTAAAATGGGTATTAAAGGAGGGCAATTCAGAGGTTTTTTCGCTTCCTTTATTATAATTTGTTTATTCGGAACAATTGTAGCTGTAGTTTGGTATGGAGTACAATTGAGTATTGCTGGTGAAATTACAGTTGGTCAATTATTTACCTTTATATTGTACTCGAGTTATGTAGGTGCATCTTCTGGAGGAATTGCAGAGTTATATGCGCAAATGCAAAAAGCAATTGGTGCAACCGAAAGAGTTTTTGAATTATTGGATGAAACACCAGAAAAAATCAATTCAAATTTACATATTCCTTCTATAAATAAATTAAAAGGAGAAGTTACCTTTAATAATGTTACTTTTAGTTATCCCTCCAGAAAAGAAGTTCAGGTTTTAAAAGGGATTAATTTTACAGCCAATTTTGGTCAAAAAATAGCTCTTGTTGGACCTAGTGGAATGGGAAAATCTACAATTGCATCTTTATTATTGCGTTTTTATGATATTGATGGAGGGGAAATTTTAGTAGATGGAAAAAATATTTATGATTATGATTTGGAAAATCTTCGTGGTAATATGAGTATTGTTCCCCAAGATGTTATATTATTTGGTGGAACTATTAAAGAAAATATAGCTTATGGAAAACCAAATGCTACAGAAGAGGAAATAATAATTGCTGCTAAACAAGCTAATGCATATATGTTTATCGAAGGTTTTCCGGAGAAATTTGAAACAATCGTCGGAGAGAGAGGAATTAAACTTTCAGGAGGTCAAAGGCAACGAATAGCAATTGCACGTGCATTGTTAAAAAATCCATCCATATTGATTTTAGATGAAGCTACTTCCTCTTTAGATAGCGAAAGTGAAAAGCTAGTTCAAGAAGCGCTTGAGATTTTAATGGAAGGAAGAACGAGTATTATTATTGCTCACCGATTATCAACGATTCGTTCTGCTGATCAAATTTTAGTTCTTGACAATGGAAAAATAAGTGAACAAGGAACGCATCAGGAATTAATTATCATTGAAAACGGTTTGTATAAAAATTTGAGTAATTTACAGTTCAGCAATTCTTAG
- a CDS encoding proline dehydrogenase family protein: protein MSNIFNNTQIAFALKSDTELDRAYFLFKLINNQPLVRIGTAVTNFAIKANLPVESLIRATVFDHFCGGVTEDDCLSVVDKMYTKGVSSVLDYSVEGKEEENQFDAALEMTLKTIEFAKERKAIPFAVFKPTGLGRLDLYEKIGEKQILTSEEQAEWDRVVDRFDLVCSEAHKKNVALLIDAEESWMQDAADDLVTEMMRKYNKEKVIVFNTLQMYRWDRMDFLKNLHTKAKAEGFYIGMKLVRGAYMEKENLRAQEKGYPTPICATKEATDLNYDAAVLYMAENLDMMSIFAGTHNEESTYKLMELMKAKGIATNEDRIWFGQLYGMSDNISYNLAANGYNISKYLPFGPVKDVMPYLIRRAEENTSVAGQTSRELSMIKAERNRRKGK, encoded by the coding sequence ATGAGTAATATATTTAATAACACACAAATTGCGTTTGCATTAAAAAGTGATACAGAACTCGATAGAGCTTATTTTCTTTTCAAATTAATTAATAATCAACCTTTAGTTCGGATTGGAACAGCAGTAACCAATTTTGCCATCAAGGCAAATCTTCCTGTTGAAAGTCTTATTCGCGCAACTGTTTTTGATCATTTTTGCGGAGGTGTAACCGAAGATGACTGCTTATCAGTTGTTGATAAAATGTATACTAAAGGAGTTTCTTCTGTCTTAGATTATTCTGTAGAAGGAAAAGAAGAAGAAAATCAATTTGATGCAGCTTTAGAGATGACTCTAAAAACGATTGAGTTTGCCAAAGAAAGAAAAGCTATTCCTTTTGCAGTTTTTAAACCAACAGGATTGGGGCGTTTGGATTTATATGAGAAAATAGGCGAAAAACAAATCTTAACTTCAGAAGAGCAAGCTGAATGGGATAGAGTAGTGGATCGTTTTGATTTAGTATGTAGTGAAGCTCATAAAAAAAATGTTGCTTTATTAATTGATGCTGAAGAAAGCTGGATGCAAGATGCCGCCGATGATTTGGTTACTGAAATGATGCGAAAATACAACAAAGAAAAAGTAATTGTTTTTAATACTTTACAAATGTATCGTTGGGATCGTATGGATTTTCTTAAAAATTTACATACAAAAGCTAAAGCTGAAGGTTTCTATATAGGAATGAAATTAGTTCGTGGTGCTTATATGGAAAAAGAAAATCTTCGTGCTCAGGAAAAAGGATACCCAACACCAATATGTGCTACTAAAGAAGCTACCGATTTGAATTACGATGCAGCTGTCCTATATATGGCAGAAAATCTAGATATGATGTCCATTTTTGCCGGAACACATAACGAAGAGAGTACCTATAAATTAATGGAGTTGATGAAAGCAAAAGGAATTGCTACTAATGAGGATCGAATTTGGTTTGGACAACTTTACGGAATGAGTGATAATATCAGTTACAATCTAGCTGCCAACGGTTATAATATTTCAAAATATTTGCCATTCGGACCTGTAAAAGATGTCATGCCATACTTGATACGTCGTGCTGAAGAAAACACTTCAGTTGCTGGACAAACAAGCAGAGAACTTTCTATGATCAAAGCAGAACGAAATAGAAGAAAAGGGAAATAG
- a CDS encoding VapE domain-containing protein produces MTKKVLTKDIIFQYTTQEAIYIKLLNLDDFPKGNISSPFSDDKKPSFKVWKNGSFKCNSTGKQGDVFQFVAELRNLDCKSQFNEVLNIVASEMNLFIKTETVAKTFAKKGQTFAKPLQKPLQHLFYKGEAVMLDTVIDKETVETALQQPLQQLLQQTEKNVAKEKTPSLLTVSTREFTILDLEYWNTLGVEKATLKKYELHSISSYTWTGKKPIYTKKESVAFAIALHGNFKLYIPNQIEIGVNKNVLPPFPTGVFGIEQLGVEKKENLIICAGEKDVIVATSRGFHAVTFGSEAIHPKDEQIQKLQSLCNNLFICYDNDKTGENGRNAIVKRFSKIIPLLLPEKEAVKGYDITDYFQEHNSEDFQKIISLAVKNKNTVTVQNVENKGLTTIFHIAEDYLLENYDFRNNMISLEIEISHKDENKWTSCNENSLWLEIQKKSIKIPLNSLIAILKSDFVPNYNPLINYFTNLPEWNKETDYIKQFSEYVKLEQGENKEQFEYHFKKWCVRAVKCATIDDYFNKQAFVLTDDGNGQNIGKSSWCRFLCPSELSNYMAEDMSDDKDARILLCKNFLINLDELAALSRKEINQLKSYFSKAQINERLPYDRKNSIIQRVSSFMGSTNMTTFLQDETGSVRWLCFIVKSIDWNYKKEFDINNLWTQAYALSKDKSYDEALSIDDIKQNETRNEKFQVISPERDLIHKHFEIPVKLEFGEFLTATEILHHISLYTSGVRLSNIGIGKALKSIGFKRDKHNQVYGYWMKKKTF; encoded by the coding sequence ATGACTAAAAAAGTATTAACCAAAGATATAATTTTTCAATACACAACCCAAGAAGCTATTTATATAAAACTTCTAAATCTAGATGATTTTCCCAAAGGAAACATTTCAAGTCCATTCTCTGACGATAAAAAACCATCATTCAAAGTCTGGAAAAATGGAAGTTTCAAATGCAACAGTACAGGAAAACAAGGAGACGTATTTCAATTTGTTGCAGAGTTAAGAAACTTGGATTGCAAAAGCCAGTTCAATGAAGTATTAAATATCGTTGCATCCGAAATGAATTTGTTTATAAAAACAGAAACGGTCGCAAAAACCTTTGCAAAAAAAGGACAAACTTTTGCAAAGCCTTTGCAGAAACCGTTGCAACACCTGTTTTATAAGGGAGAAGCAGTAATGTTAGACACTGTAATAGATAAAGAAACCGTTGAAACGGCATTGCAACAACCGTTGCAACAGTTGTTGCAACAGACAGAAAAAAACGTTGCAAAGGAAAAAACGCCTTCACTTTTAACCGTTTCCACAAGGGAATTCACAATATTGGATTTAGAGTACTGGAATACATTAGGAGTCGAAAAAGCAACATTAAAAAAGTATGAATTACATTCTATTTCAAGTTACACTTGGACTGGTAAAAAACCGATTTATACCAAAAAAGAAAGTGTTGCTTTTGCAATTGCGTTGCACGGGAATTTTAAACTTTACATTCCAAATCAAATCGAAATTGGAGTAAATAAAAATGTTTTACCTCCATTCCCAACAGGTGTTTTTGGAATAGAACAATTAGGCGTAGAAAAAAAAGAAAATTTAATCATTTGCGCAGGCGAAAAAGATGTAATCGTAGCCACTTCAAGAGGTTTTCACGCTGTAACTTTTGGAAGTGAAGCAATCCACCCAAAAGACGAACAAATTCAAAAATTGCAATCCCTTTGCAACAACTTGTTTATATGTTATGACAATGATAAAACAGGAGAAAATGGGAGAAATGCAATCGTAAAACGTTTTTCTAAAATCATTCCTTTGCTACTTCCCGAAAAAGAAGCTGTAAAAGGCTATGACATAACCGACTATTTTCAAGAACATAATTCAGAAGATTTTCAAAAAATCATAAGCTTGGCAGTAAAAAATAAAAATACGGTTACAGTTCAAAACGTTGAAAACAAAGGTCTAACTACGATATTTCACATAGCAGAAGATTATTTACTGGAAAATTATGATTTCAGAAACAATATGATTTCTCTTGAAATTGAAATTAGTCATAAAGACGAAAATAAATGGACTTCCTGCAATGAAAATTCCCTTTGGTTGGAGATACAAAAGAAAAGCATAAAAATCCCTTTAAACTCCTTGATTGCCATTTTGAAAAGTGATTTCGTACCGAATTACAACCCACTAATAAATTACTTTACCAATTTGCCTGAGTGGAACAAAGAAACGGACTATATAAAACAATTTTCAGAGTATGTAAAACTGGAACAGGGAGAAAATAAAGAACAGTTTGAATACCATTTTAAAAAATGGTGTGTAAGAGCCGTAAAATGTGCCACAATTGATGATTACTTCAATAAACAGGCGTTTGTGTTGACCGATGACGGAAATGGTCAGAACATCGGTAAAAGTTCATGGTGTCGATTTCTTTGTCCAAGTGAACTGTCAAATTATATGGCGGAAGACATGAGTGACGATAAAGACGCCCGTATTTTGCTTTGCAAGAACTTTTTAATCAACCTTGACGAGTTAGCTGCTTTGTCCCGAAAAGAGATAAACCAGTTAAAATCCTATTTCAGTAAGGCGCAAATAAACGAAAGATTACCCTATGACAGAAAAAATTCAATAATTCAAAGGGTTTCCAGCTTTATGGGTTCTACCAATATGACTACTTTTTTACAGGACGAAACGGGGTCGGTTCGTTGGTTGTGTTTTATTGTAAAATCAATAGATTGGAATTATAAAAAAGAGTTTGACATAAATAATCTTTGGACACAAGCCTATGCCCTTTCAAAAGACAAAAGCTATGATGAAGCGTTGAGTATTGACGACATAAAACAAAACGAAACCCGAAATGAAAAATTTCAAGTTATTTCACCCGAACGAGATTTGATACACAAACATTTTGAAATTCCAGTAAAATTAGAATTTGGCGAATTTTTAACAGCCACAGAAATACTACATCATATCAGTTTGTACACATCAGGTGTAAGACTTTCAAACATTGGAATCGGAAAAGCATTAAAAAGCATTGGTTTTAAACGAGATAAACACAATCAGGTTTACGGATATTGGATGAAAAAGAAAACTTTTTAA
- a CDS encoding DNA primase translates to MKRVIVDYAKLTNEILNLLVEKFPDGYDDSDIIRFRNAKNELIEAVEVRTEDTIYLVKVSTKLADRIGNFDEDDEIDDVVEPISGLELDVDDADDDDDDDDNLDKPDIDSDDDDEDAEDKDIIDEEDDDDDED, encoded by the coding sequence ATGAAAAGAGTAATAGTTGATTACGCAAAACTGACCAACGAAATTTTAAATCTTTTGGTCGAAAAATTCCCTGATGGATATGATGATTCGGATATCATTAGATTTAGAAATGCCAAAAATGAATTAATTGAAGCAGTAGAAGTTCGTACTGAAGATACCATATATTTAGTAAAAGTAAGTACTAAGTTAGCAGACAGAATTGGTAATTTTGATGAAGACGATGAAATTGATGATGTTGTTGAACCAATAAGTGGTTTAGAATTGGATGTTGATGATGCAGATGATGATGACGATGATGATGACAATCTAGACAAACCAGATATTGATAGTGACGACGACGATGAAGATGCTGAGGATAAAGATATTATCGACGAAGAAGATGACGACGATGATGAAGATTAA
- a CDS encoding DUF6705 family protein produces the protein MKKLIYLSVLLLSILNINAQKIVPLENEDDYKIINRNEQIYFKDVNNVLGKFVGTWKGTYGDKKYEFRIVKYTKTFKLIKYDKLLVRYIITDLNGNVIDNTTSLPDSSTYVAEGRYYINEGYYLTHKAKGGNCAQGGQMLLYVDESNKNAIKMDVIYRNEMGFVDSAECPNIINAYFPTGVIFNLIKQ, from the coding sequence ATGAAAAAACTAATCTACTTAAGTGTCTTATTGCTATCTATATTAAATATCAACGCTCAAAAAATAGTGCCATTGGAAAATGAAGATGACTATAAAATTATCAATCGAAATGAACAAATTTATTTTAAAGATGTCAATAATGTTTTGGGAAAGTTTGTTGGAACTTGGAAAGGGACTTATGGGGATAAAAAATATGAGTTCAGAATCGTAAAATACACGAAAACATTTAAACTTATAAAATATGATAAATTATTGGTCCGTTATATTATAACTGATTTAAATGGGAATGTTATAGATAACACTACTTCATTACCAGATTCCAGTACGTATGTCGCTGAAGGACGTTATTATATTAATGAAGGTTATTATTTGACTCATAAGGCAAAAGGTGGGAATTGCGCACAAGGGGGTCAAATGCTTCTTTATGTAGACGAAAGCAATAAAAATGCAATAAAAATGGATGTAATTTATAGAAATGAGATGGGTTTTGTAGATTCCGCAGAATGCCCAAATATAATTAATGCATATTTCCCAACAGGAGTTATTTTTAATTTAATAAAACAGTAA
- a CDS encoding arginine decarboxylase, whose product MNTKYSDLINQTYYFPQEEFKLNKDNLQFHNIDLMKLVETYGTPLKFTYLPQISNNINKAKSWFRKSMEKNKYEAKYYYCYCTKSSHFEYVMNEAFKNNIHIETSSAFDINIVENLLDKGKINKSTYIICNGFKRDQYIENIARLVNNGHKNTIPIIDNYEELDLLQGQIKGKFKIGIRIAAEEEPKFEFYTSRLGIGYKNIVPFYKKEIKENKKLELKMLHFFINTGINDNAYYWNELVKCIKVYVALKKECPTLDGLNIGGGFPIKNSLAFEYDYQYMIDEIINQIKIACDEAEVDVPNIFTEFGSFTVGESGGAIYQVLYQKQQNDREKWNMIDSSFITTLPDTWAINKRFIMLAINRWNDTYERVLLGGMTCDSDDYYNSEQNMNAIYLPKYNKEKPLYLGFFNTGAYQETIGGYGGLHHCLIPQPKHILIDRDENGILATEVFSEQQTSEDVLKILGYSK is encoded by the coding sequence ATGAACACTAAATATTCGGATTTAATAAATCAAACCTATTATTTTCCTCAGGAAGAATTTAAATTAAACAAAGACAACCTTCAATTTCATAATATTGATCTTATGAAATTGGTTGAAACTTATGGTACACCATTAAAATTCACCTATTTGCCTCAAATTTCCAACAACATAAACAAAGCCAAAAGTTGGTTTCGAAAATCGATGGAAAAAAACAAATATGAGGCCAAATATTATTATTGTTATTGCACCAAAAGCTCGCATTTTGAATATGTAATGAACGAAGCTTTTAAAAATAATATTCACATTGAAACATCTTCTGCTTTTGACATCAATATTGTCGAAAATTTATTAGATAAAGGAAAGATTAATAAAAGTACTTACATCATTTGTAATGGTTTCAAAAGAGATCAATACATTGAAAATATTGCTAGATTAGTCAATAATGGTCATAAAAATACTATTCCCATTATTGATAATTATGAAGAATTGGATTTATTACAAGGACAAATTAAAGGAAAATTCAAAATTGGAATTAGAATAGCTGCAGAAGAGGAACCTAAATTTGAGTTTTATACTTCAAGATTAGGCATTGGATACAAAAATATCGTTCCTTTTTATAAGAAAGAAATAAAAGAAAATAAAAAATTGGAACTTAAAATGTTGCACTTTTTTATCAATACAGGTATAAATGATAACGCCTATTATTGGAATGAATTAGTTAAATGTATCAAGGTTTATGTTGCTTTGAAAAAAGAATGCCCAACACTTGATGGATTAAATATTGGTGGAGGTTTCCCTATCAAAAATTCTTTGGCATTTGAATATGATTACCAATATATGATTGATGAAATTATCAATCAAATTAAAATTGCTTGTGATGAAGCCGAAGTTGATGTTCCCAATATTTTTACCGAATTTGGATCGTTTACAGTTGGAGAAAGTGGTGGCGCGATTTATCAAGTTTTGTATCAAAAACAACAAAATGATAGAGAGAAATGGAATATGATTGATTCCTCTTTTATCACAACATTACCAGATACTTGGGCCATAAACAAACGATTTATTATGTTGGCAATCAATAGATGGAATGATACTTATGAAAGAGTTTTGTTAGGAGGAATGACATGTGATAGTGATGATTATTACAACTCAGAACAAAATATGAATGCTATTTATTTACCAAAATACAACAAAGAAAAGCCTTTATATTTAGGGTTTTTTAATACGGGTGCTTATCAAGAAACTATTGGAGGCTATGGCGGACTGCACCACTGTTTGATACCACAACCTAAGCATATTTTGATAGATAGAGACGAAAATGGAATTCTTGCCACAGAAGTTTTCTCCGAACAGCAAACATCAGAAGATGTACTAAAAATATTAGGTTATAGTAAATAA